A single window of Dermochelys coriacea isolate rDerCor1 chromosome 2, rDerCor1.pri.v4, whole genome shotgun sequence DNA harbors:
- the LOC119851645 gene encoding zinc finger protein 585A-like isoform X3 has product MSEESHPSKEGAGWHRELEMGCGTFSRGATNSNPGYGFFKPDGLFHNEQWEERYMEAQQKLEESKIPGSACVAEHGGVNTVEQEENSESFAADLELSPVVCDLSDGSFHSRQLVFKSQQRNQIRIKMEESAGFSKCSDAIVRQLGAGPFQCAECGKRFRQKQSLITHERIHTGEKPYRCPDCGKSFSQKPNLLTHRRIHTGERPFSCTQCGKSFSQKANLIAHQRTHAGEKPPLWGGLGGKPKSPAHQGDHEEKRPFVCPECGKSFTQKPNLVTHYRTHTGERPFSCAQCGKSFNQKTNLVTHYRTHTGERPYACSQCGKRFTQKTNLVTHQSTHTDVRPYPCGECQKCFKDKVSLKAHQRTHSLSQPRPCGNPEPIPLHGPPAMPLQPAGAEQESQRNPTQPVLAQKIPGSQAPCMCTDCGSSFPQKQHIPLPQQTPSAEQPFLCMQCGESCPQAALLKHQPSHARERPCESTQYGRGLSLNQHLLRHLEPCLGPGDAAHAAPGAERPFICNHCGSSFSFWPALIAHQGSHAGWQPYQLPERGKGLGPRLSLPAQQDAQVRETAWTCPECKQSFSQHSQLAKHQESHWGDRPHRCDVCGKSFGLKANLMTHQRLHTGERPFACSQCGRRFNQKGNLVTHYRTHTGERPFSCPQCGKSFSQKPNLLAHQRTHVGRRPFACAQCPKRFKGKMSLKIHQRVHIGERPPARPPSVDLMEAHAGKRCCSHSPCGKPFKELIALQLPQRVPGGERPYACPECGKCFRQKVTLVTHLRTHTGERPFQCAQCGRSFSQKPNLLTHQRTHTGERPFACTVCGKGFSWKPNLVTHYRTHTGERPYSCTDCGKTFSQKPNLLTHRRTHSQQRPYASPSATQASPMDTPSPCAVVGTGPTCAWPAEGASATATPTAGSS; this is encoded by the exons GCTATGGATTTTTCAAGCCCGATGGTTTATTCCATAATGAGCAATGGGAGGAGCGATATATGGAGGCTCAGCAGAAACTGGAGGAGAGCAAGATCCCCGGAAGTGCCTGCGTAG CAGAGCATGGGGGTGTGAACACAGTGGAGCAGGAAGAGAACTCTGAGAGCTTTGCTGCAGACTTAGAGCTTTCCCCTGTGGTCTGTGACCTTTCTGACGGCTCGTTTCACAGTCGGCAGCTGGTGTTCAAGAGTCAGCAGAGAAACCAGATAAGGATCAAGATGGAGGAATCAGCCGGCTTCAGCAAGTGTTCAGATGCCATCGTGCGCCAGCTAGGGGCTGGGCCTTTCCAGTGTGCTGAGTGCGGGAAACGCTTCCGCCAGAAGCAGAGCCTCATCACGCATGAGAggatccacacgggagagaagcCCTACAGGTGTCCAgactgcgggaagagcttcagccAGAAGCCCAACCTCCTGACTCACCGGCGGATCCACACTGGGGAGCGGCCCTTCTCCTGCACACAGTGTGGAAAGAGCTTCAGCCAGAAGGCCAATCTCATTGCCCACCAGAGAACCCATGCAGGGGAGAAGCCGCCGCTGTGGGGTGGGCTTGGGGGGAAGCCAAAGTCCCCAGCACACCAGGGAGACCATGAGGAAAAGCGGCCATTCGTATGTCCCGAGTGCGGGAAGAGTTTCACTCAGAAACCCAACTTGGTGACTCACTACCGGACCCACACAGGCGAGCGGCCCTTCAGCTGTGCccagtgtgggaagagcttcaacCAGAAGACCAACCTGGTGACTCACTACAGGACCCACACTGGGGAGCGGCCCTACGCCTGCTCCCAGTGCGGAAAGCGCTTCACCCAGAAGACCAACCTGGTGACTCACCAGAGCACCCACACGGATGTGCGACCCTACCCGTGCGGGGAGTGCCAGAAGTGCTTCAAGGACAAGGTGTCCCTGAAAGCGCACCAGAGAACCCACAGCCTGAGTCAGCCCAGACCCTGTGGGAATCCAGAGCCAATCCCACTCCACGGTCCGCCCGCCATGCCGCTCCAGCCCGCAGGCGCTGAGCAGGAGAGCCAGCGCAATCCTACTCAGCCGGTGCTAGCCCAGAAGATCCCCGGAAGCCAGGCACCCTGCATGTGCACTGACTGTGGTAGCAGCTTCCCGCAGAAACAGCATATCCCACTGCCCCAGCAAACCCCCTCAGCAGAGCAGCCCTTCCTGTGCATGCAGTGTGGGGAAAGCTGCCCACAGGCAGCTCTTCTGAAGCACCAGCCCAGCCATGCCAGGGAGAGGCCCTGCGAGAGCACCCAGTATGGGAGAGGCCTCAGCCTGAACCAACATCTCCTCAGACACCTGGAACCCTGCCTGGGCCCTGGTGATGCGGCGCATGCGGCCCCCGGGGCAGAGCGGCCCTTCATCTGTAACCATTGCGGAAGCAGCTTTAGCTTTTGGCCGGCTCTCATTGCCCATCAGGGCAGCCATGCAGGATGGCAGCCGTATCAGCTTCCTGAACGCGGGAAAGGCCTCGGGCCCCGGCTGtccctgccagcccagcaggATGCGCAGGTGCGGGAGACAGCCTGGACGTGCCCCGAGTGCAAGCAGAGCTTCAGCCAGCACAGCCAGCTGGCAAAGCACCAGGAAAGCCACTGGGGCGACAGGCCCCATCGGTGTGACGTGTGCGGGAAGAGCTTCGGCTTGAAAGCCAACCTGATGACGCACCAGCGGCTCCACACGGGCGAGCGGCCCTTTGCCTGCAGCCAGTGCGGGCGGCGCTTCAACCAGAAGGGGAACCTGGTGACTCACTACCGGACCCACACGGGTGAgcggcctttctcctgcccccaatgTGGCAAGAGCTTCAGCCAGAAGCCCAACCTCCTTGCCCACCAGAGAACCCATGTGGGGCGGCGGCCCTTCGCCTGTGCCCAGTGCCCCAAACGCTTCAAGGGCAAGATGTCCCTGAAGATCCACCAGCGTGTCCACATAGGGGAGAGACCTCCCGCAAGGCCGCCGAGCGTGGATCTGATGGAGGCCCACGCCGGGAAGAGGTGCTGTTCCCACTCCCCATGTGGGAAACCCTTCAAGGAGCTcatagccctgcagctccctcagcGAGTGCCAGGTGGGGAGCGGCCATACGCCTGCCCGGAGTGTGGGAAATGTTTCCGGCAGAAGGTCACGCTGGTCACGCACCTCCGGACCCACACCGGAGAGCGGCCGTTCCAGTGTGCCCAGTGCGGGAGGAGCTTCAGCCAGAAGCCCAACCTCCTCACGCACCAGCGGACTCACACGGGCGAGCGGCCCTTCGCCTGCACTGTGTGCGGGAAGGGCTTCAGCTGGAAGCCCAACCTGGTGACCCATTACCGCacccacaccggggagcggccctacAGCTGCACCGACTGTGGGAAGACCTTCAGCCAGAAGCCCAATCTCCTCACTCACCGCAGAACCCACTCCCAGCAGAGACCGTATGCTTCCCCCAGTGCCACGCAAGCTTCCCCCATGGACACACCTTCACCCTGCGCCGTTGTGGGGACTGGCCCCACGTGTGCTTGGCCTGCAGAGGGGGCCTCAGCCACTGCAACTCCCACGGCAGGGAGCTCCTGA
- the LOC119851645 gene encoding zinc finger protein 585A-like isoform X4: MSEESHPSKEGAGWHRELEMGCGTFSRGATNSNPGYGFFKPDGLFHNEQWEERYMEAQQKLEESKIPGSACVEHGGVNTVEQEENSESFAADLELSPVVCDLSDGSFHSRQLVFKSQQRNQIRIKMEESAGFSKCSDAIVRQLGAGPFQCAECGKRFRQKQSLITHERIHTGEKPYRCPDCGKSFSQKPNLLTHRRIHTGERPFSCTQCGKSFSQKANLIAHQRTHAGEKPPLWGGLGGKPKSPAHQGDHEEKRPFVCPECGKSFTQKPNLVTHYRTHTGERPFSCAQCGKSFNQKTNLVTHYRTHTGERPYACSQCGKRFTQKTNLVTHQSTHTDVRPYPCGECQKCFKDKVSLKAHQRTHSLSQPRPCGNPEPIPLHGPPAMPLQPAGAEQESQRNPTQPVLAQKIPGSQAPCMCTDCGSSFPQKQHIPLPQQTPSAEQPFLCMQCGESCPQAALLKHQPSHARERPCESTQYGRGLSLNQHLLRHLEPCLGPGDAAHAAPGAERPFICNHCGSSFSFWPALIAHQGSHAGWQPYQLPERGKGLGPRLSLPAQQDAQVRETAWTCPECKQSFSQHSQLAKHQESHWGDRPHRCDVCGKSFGLKANLMTHQRLHTGERPFACSQCGRRFNQKGNLVTHYRTHTGERPFSCPQCGKSFSQKPNLLAHQRTHVGRRPFACAQCPKRFKGKMSLKIHQRVHIGERPPARPPSVDLMEAHAGKRCCSHSPCGKPFKELIALQLPQRVPGGERPYACPECGKCFRQKVTLVTHLRTHTGERPFQCAQCGRSFSQKPNLLTHQRTHTGERPFACTVCGKGFSWKPNLVTHYRTHTGERPYSCTDCGKTFSQKPNLLTHRRTHSQQRPYASPSATQASPMDTPSPCAVVGTGPTCAWPAEGASATATPTAGSS, from the exons GCTATGGATTTTTCAAGCCCGATGGTTTATTCCATAATGAGCAATGGGAGGAGCGATATATGGAGGCTCAGCAGAAACTGGAGGAGAGCAAGATCCCCGGAAGTGCCTGCGTAG AGCATGGGGGTGTGAACACAGTGGAGCAGGAAGAGAACTCTGAGAGCTTTGCTGCAGACTTAGAGCTTTCCCCTGTGGTCTGTGACCTTTCTGACGGCTCGTTTCACAGTCGGCAGCTGGTGTTCAAGAGTCAGCAGAGAAACCAGATAAGGATCAAGATGGAGGAATCAGCCGGCTTCAGCAAGTGTTCAGATGCCATCGTGCGCCAGCTAGGGGCTGGGCCTTTCCAGTGTGCTGAGTGCGGGAAACGCTTCCGCCAGAAGCAGAGCCTCATCACGCATGAGAggatccacacgggagagaagcCCTACAGGTGTCCAgactgcgggaagagcttcagccAGAAGCCCAACCTCCTGACTCACCGGCGGATCCACACTGGGGAGCGGCCCTTCTCCTGCACACAGTGTGGAAAGAGCTTCAGCCAGAAGGCCAATCTCATTGCCCACCAGAGAACCCATGCAGGGGAGAAGCCGCCGCTGTGGGGTGGGCTTGGGGGGAAGCCAAAGTCCCCAGCACACCAGGGAGACCATGAGGAAAAGCGGCCATTCGTATGTCCCGAGTGCGGGAAGAGTTTCACTCAGAAACCCAACTTGGTGACTCACTACCGGACCCACACAGGCGAGCGGCCCTTCAGCTGTGCccagtgtgggaagagcttcaacCAGAAGACCAACCTGGTGACTCACTACAGGACCCACACTGGGGAGCGGCCCTACGCCTGCTCCCAGTGCGGAAAGCGCTTCACCCAGAAGACCAACCTGGTGACTCACCAGAGCACCCACACGGATGTGCGACCCTACCCGTGCGGGGAGTGCCAGAAGTGCTTCAAGGACAAGGTGTCCCTGAAAGCGCACCAGAGAACCCACAGCCTGAGTCAGCCCAGACCCTGTGGGAATCCAGAGCCAATCCCACTCCACGGTCCGCCCGCCATGCCGCTCCAGCCCGCAGGCGCTGAGCAGGAGAGCCAGCGCAATCCTACTCAGCCGGTGCTAGCCCAGAAGATCCCCGGAAGCCAGGCACCCTGCATGTGCACTGACTGTGGTAGCAGCTTCCCGCAGAAACAGCATATCCCACTGCCCCAGCAAACCCCCTCAGCAGAGCAGCCCTTCCTGTGCATGCAGTGTGGGGAAAGCTGCCCACAGGCAGCTCTTCTGAAGCACCAGCCCAGCCATGCCAGGGAGAGGCCCTGCGAGAGCACCCAGTATGGGAGAGGCCTCAGCCTGAACCAACATCTCCTCAGACACCTGGAACCCTGCCTGGGCCCTGGTGATGCGGCGCATGCGGCCCCCGGGGCAGAGCGGCCCTTCATCTGTAACCATTGCGGAAGCAGCTTTAGCTTTTGGCCGGCTCTCATTGCCCATCAGGGCAGCCATGCAGGATGGCAGCCGTATCAGCTTCCTGAACGCGGGAAAGGCCTCGGGCCCCGGCTGtccctgccagcccagcaggATGCGCAGGTGCGGGAGACAGCCTGGACGTGCCCCGAGTGCAAGCAGAGCTTCAGCCAGCACAGCCAGCTGGCAAAGCACCAGGAAAGCCACTGGGGCGACAGGCCCCATCGGTGTGACGTGTGCGGGAAGAGCTTCGGCTTGAAAGCCAACCTGATGACGCACCAGCGGCTCCACACGGGCGAGCGGCCCTTTGCCTGCAGCCAGTGCGGGCGGCGCTTCAACCAGAAGGGGAACCTGGTGACTCACTACCGGACCCACACGGGTGAgcggcctttctcctgcccccaatgTGGCAAGAGCTTCAGCCAGAAGCCCAACCTCCTTGCCCACCAGAGAACCCATGTGGGGCGGCGGCCCTTCGCCTGTGCCCAGTGCCCCAAACGCTTCAAGGGCAAGATGTCCCTGAAGATCCACCAGCGTGTCCACATAGGGGAGAGACCTCCCGCAAGGCCGCCGAGCGTGGATCTGATGGAGGCCCACGCCGGGAAGAGGTGCTGTTCCCACTCCCCATGTGGGAAACCCTTCAAGGAGCTcatagccctgcagctccctcagcGAGTGCCAGGTGGGGAGCGGCCATACGCCTGCCCGGAGTGTGGGAAATGTTTCCGGCAGAAGGTCACGCTGGTCACGCACCTCCGGACCCACACCGGAGAGCGGCCGTTCCAGTGTGCCCAGTGCGGGAGGAGCTTCAGCCAGAAGCCCAACCTCCTCACGCACCAGCGGACTCACACGGGCGAGCGGCCCTTCGCCTGCACTGTGTGCGGGAAGGGCTTCAGCTGGAAGCCCAACCTGGTGACCCATTACCGCacccacaccggggagcggccctacAGCTGCACCGACTGTGGGAAGACCTTCAGCCAGAAGCCCAATCTCCTCACTCACCGCAGAACCCACTCCCAGCAGAGACCGTATGCTTCCCCCAGTGCCACGCAAGCTTCCCCCATGGACACACCTTCACCCTGCGCCGTTGTGGGGACTGGCCCCACGTGTGCTTGGCCTGCAGAGGGGGCCTCAGCCACTGCAACTCCCACGGCAGGGAGCTCCTGA